From a region of the Butyrivibrio sp. AE3004 genome:
- the hisZ gene encoding ATP phosphoribosyltransferase regulatory subunit: MNRRLLHTPEGVRDLYGTQCSDRSWVKGVICKKMCSFGFEEIDTPTFEYFDVFSEEISDNSARELYKFFDKDGITMVLRPDFTPSVARLASKYFLEDDEPVRFCYSGKTFLNTHSLQGKLKESTEIGAELMNDGSIYADAEMIALLVESISSTGLKDFKVSIGDADYYYGICEEAGIDFETEEYIREQLVNRNAFEADRIMEEYGVSEKYRELIRSVSTCIGNADVLNEAGSLANNKRSLFAIKHLQDLYKVLCSYGMQEYISFDLGMLSKFNYYTGVVFGAYTYGVGDAIAKGGRYDNLLERFGKSAPSIGFKINLDDLMTALYRQNVELPLRNEKIVIDFNDSDFENALSKAKALRAEGKQVILKGAN, encoded by the coding sequence ATGAACCGAAGACTTTTACACACACCCGAAGGCGTTCGTGATTTATATGGAACACAATGCAGTGACAGATCTTGGGTAAAAGGAGTCATCTGTAAAAAAATGTGTTCATTTGGTTTTGAAGAAATTGATACACCTACTTTTGAATATTTTGATGTTTTTTCAGAAGAGATAAGTGATAACAGTGCAAGAGAATTGTATAAATTCTTTGATAAAGATGGTATAACCATGGTTTTAAGACCTGATTTTACACCCTCTGTTGCAAGACTTGCCAGTAAATATTTCCTTGAGGATGATGAACCTGTAAGATTTTGCTACAGCGGTAAAACTTTTCTTAATACGCACAGTCTGCAGGGAAAACTGAAAGAGTCTACAGAAATAGGTGCTGAGCTCATGAATGACGGCTCAATATATGCTGATGCAGAAATGATAGCGCTTCTTGTTGAGTCAATTTCATCAACCGGGCTTAAAGATTTTAAGGTAAGCATTGGTGATGCTGATTACTATTATGGAATCTGTGAAGAAGCCGGCATCGATTTTGAAACTGAAGAATATATCAGAGAACAATTGGTAAACAGAAATGCTTTCGAAGCAGATCGTATTATGGAAGAATATGGTGTTTCCGAAAAATACCGTGAACTAATAAGAAGCGTTTCAACATGCATTGGTAATGCGGATGTTCTGAATGAGGCCGGAAGCCTTGCTAATAATAAAAGATCTCTTTTTGCCATAAAGCATCTTCAGGATCTATATAAGGTTTTATGCAGCTATGGAATGCAGGAATATATTTCATTTGACCTTGGTATGTTAAGTAAATTCAATTACTATACCGGAGTTGTATTTGGAGCTTATACATATGGTGTCGGTGATGCCATCGCAAAAGGTGGAAGATATGACAATCTTCTGGAAAGATTCGGAAAAAGTGCGCCCTCAATCGGTTTCAAGATCAACCTTGATGATTTAATGACTGCTTTATACAGACAGAATGTTGAACTACCTTTAAGAAATGAAAAAATTGTTATTGATTTTAATGATTCCGATTTTGAAAATGCACTATCCAAAGCTAAGGCATTAAGAGCTGAAGGAAAACAAGTAATTTTGAAAGGAGCAAATTAA
- the hisG gene encoding ATP phosphoribosyltransferase, whose translation MSPEKRYLTFALGKGRLVNSTMELLEKCGIHCEEVTDKKTRKLIFTNEELKLKFFLAKGPDVPTYVEYGAADIGIVGKDTIMEENRSVYEVLDLGFGKCRMCVCGPESARELLNHHEMIKVASKYPNIARDYFYNRKQQTVDIIKLNGSVELGPIVNLSDVIVDIVETGSTLRENGLTVLEEICPLSARVIVNQVSMQMESDRIHKLINDMKENL comes from the coding sequence ATGAGCCCAGAAAAAAGATATCTTACATTTGCTCTCGGAAAAGGACGTCTTGTAAATTCGACAATGGAACTTTTGGAAAAATGCGGAATTCATTGTGAAGAAGTAACAGATAAAAAGACAAGAAAACTTATTTTTACAAATGAAGAATTGAAACTTAAATTCTTTCTTGCAAAAGGACCGGATGTTCCGACTTACGTTGAATATGGTGCTGCAGATATAGGAATTGTTGGCAAAGATACAATAATGGAAGAGAACAGAAGCGTTTACGAAGTTTTGGATCTTGGCTTTGGTAAATGCAGAATGTGTGTATGCGGTCCCGAATCAGCAAGAGAACTTCTAAACCATCATGAAATGATAAAAGTGGCAAGTAAATACCCGAACATTGCTAGAGATTATTTTTACAATCGCAAACAACAGACAGTTGATATAATCAAGTTAAACGGTTCTGTTGAACTTGGTCCTATTGTTAATCTGTCTGATGTTATTGTTGATATAGTTGAAACAGGTAGTACACTAAGAGAAAATGGACTGACTGTATTGGAAGAAATATGTCCACTGTCTGCACGAGTTATTGTAAATCAGGTAAGTATGCAGATGGAATCAGATAGAATACATAAGCTTATAAATGACATGAAGGAGAACCTCTAA
- a CDS encoding TIGR03936 family radical SAM-associated protein, with product MVKLRLKFSKHGPIRFLGHLDVMRYVQKAIRRAEIDIKYSEGYSPHQILSFAQPLSVGSTTDGDYMDMTVNSLKSIDEVMEALNASMNEGIVITAIKELPEKTVNAMTSVAAAEYIISFREGKEPCFDLEKVFNDYMKQSKIPAVKKTKNGEKTIDIKPLIFRWEILPDNKIHVLLSAGSSSNLKASLLTESLFSFANEEMKEFAAKYHRLETYLDGNDDKGHFVQPMIPEMLNELSFASGFIENKGKIYV from the coding sequence ATGGTTAAATTGAGATTGAAATTTTCAAAGCATGGTCCAATACGCTTTCTTGGCCATCTGGATGTTATGAGATATGTTCAGAAAGCAATAAGGCGTGCTGAAATAGATATTAAATATAGTGAGGGCTACAGTCCGCATCAGATATTATCTTTTGCTCAGCCTTTAAGTGTAGGCTCCACCACAGATGGTGATTACATGGATATGACCGTAAACAGCTTAAAAAGTATTGATGAAGTTATGGAAGCTCTTAATGCTTCAATGAATGAGGGCATAGTCATAACAGCAATTAAGGAACTTCCGGAAAAAACAGTCAATGCCATGACAAGTGTTGCGGCTGCCGAATATATCATTTCTTTTAGAGAAGGAAAAGAACCGTGCTTTGATCTTGAAAAGGTATTTAATGATTATATGAAACAAAGCAAAATACCTGCCGTAAAAAAGACAAAGAATGGTGAAAAAACTATAGATATAAAGCCTCTGATATTCAGATGGGAAATTTTACCTGATAACAAAATACATGTATTGTTATCAGCAGGAAGCAGTTCAAATTTAAAAGCATCACTTCTGACAGAAAGCCTTTTTTCATTTGCAAATGAAGAAATGAAGGAATTTGCTGCAAAATACCACAGACTCGAAACATACCTTGATGGTAATGATGATAAAGGTCATTTTGTCCAGCCCATGATTCCCGAAATGCTAAACGAATTATCTTTTGCCTCAGGCTTTATAGAAAATAAGGGTAAAATCTATGTCTGA
- the rplU gene encoding 50S ribosomal protein L21: MYAIIVTGGKQYKVSEGDVIRVEKLDVEAGKEVTFDNVIAVNDDNTLKVAGDVANAKVSATVMEQGKGKKVIVYKYKSKTGYHKKNGHRQCFTSVKIDKISL, from the coding sequence ATGTACGCAATTATAGTTACTGGTGGTAAGCAGTACAAGGTTTCCGAGGGCGACGTTATCAGAGTTGAGAAACTCGACGTAGAAGCCGGAAAAGAAGTTACATTTGATAATGTTATCGCAGTAAATGATGACAACACTCTTAAGGTTGCTGGCGATGTAGCAAATGCAAAAGTTAGCGCAACTGTTATGGAACAGGGCAAGGGCAAGAAGGTTATCGTTTACAAGTACAAGAGTAAGACAGGTTATCACAAGAAGAACGGTCACAGACAGTGCTTTACAAGCGTTAAAATTGACAAGATTTCTCTGTAA
- a CDS encoding ribonuclease E/G, with product MSEIIITDFFENTAIIGIHDNIVEYLDFPYTGDRTGNIYVGRVDNIVSNLRAAFIRFDKTCGKHGIGFLQLKSLPAECILNRTVTSSSELKPGDIVLVQLQVEEQKTKQARLTGRIDLSGSVFEGDIEKLISIAKTRSEYQKISTDNSDIYTEIINVRKTFSQIVGENTVNIITDNKSVYEELTSQSVECHYYDEQETRLPIKIHYSLTSKTEDLFRKHVWMKSGAFLIIEQTETLNLIDVNSGKNLKKSDEFFLELNREAAKEAYRQIRLRNLSGMILIDFISMKNKSMNDELISYIKELIKDDPMDLSFIDLTGLGIMEFVRKKRKKSLRETIDITKK from the coding sequence ATGTCTGAAATCATTATTACAGATTTCTTTGAGAATACAGCAATTATTGGAATTCATGATAATATTGTCGAATATCTGGATTTCCCTTATACAGGCGACAGAACAGGAAATATATACGTAGGTAGAGTTGATAATATAGTTTCAAATCTTCGTGCAGCTTTTATCAGGTTTGATAAGACTTGCGGAAAACACGGAATAGGTTTTTTGCAATTAAAATCACTTCCTGCAGAATGCATTTTGAACAGGACTGTTACTTCATCATCTGAATTAAAACCGGGAGATATTGTTCTTGTCCAGTTGCAGGTAGAAGAGCAGAAAACTAAGCAGGCACGACTTACAGGGAGAATTGATTTATCCGGCAGTGTTTTTGAAGGAGATATTGAAAAACTTATTTCCATTGCGAAAACCCGCTCGGAATATCAAAAAATCAGTACGGATAATTCTGATATATATACGGAAATCATTAATGTTCGTAAGACTTTTTCACAGATTGTCGGTGAAAATACTGTAAACATTATTACTGATAATAAGAGTGTATATGAAGAACTCACTTCTCAAAGTGTTGAATGTCACTATTATGATGAGCAGGAAACAAGACTTCCCATTAAGATTCATTATAGCCTTACAAGTAAAACAGAGGATCTTTTTAGGAAGCATGTCTGGATGAAGTCAGGTGCATTCCTGATAATTGAACAGACAGAAACACTCAATTTAATTGATGTTAACTCAGGCAAAAATCTGAAAAAATCTGATGAGTTTTTCCTTGAATTAAACAGGGAAGCCGCAAAAGAAGCCTATAGACAAATAAGATTACGTAATCTTTCGGGTATGATACTTATAGATTTTATTTCAATGAAAAACAAATCCATGAATGATGAACTGATTTCTTATATTAAGGAATTGATAAAAGATGACCCCATGGATTTAAGCTTTATTGATCTTACAGGACTTGGTATAATGGAATTTGTCAGAAAAAAAAGGAAGAAATCTCTCCGTGAAACTATTGACATCACAAAAAAGTGA
- the hisD gene encoding histidinol dehydrogenase, with product MRIVELNDQTKSELLEKLLKRSPSNYGEYEKIVSDIITNVRDRKDEALFEYTAKFDHFDISADTIKVTKAEIEEAYKELDDDFIEVIKKSAENIRVFHEKQKRNTWIDTNEDGSILGQRIIPIEISGVYVPGGKAAYPSSVLMNVIPAKVAGVERIIMCTPPSKEGKVNPGTLVAADIAGVTEVYKVGGAQAIAAMAFGTESVPKVDKITGPGNIFVALAKKACFGYVSIDSIAGPSEILVIADDTANPRYVAADLLSQAEHDEMASAILITTSKQIADEVSKEVDEFIKKLERAEIIKKSIDNYGYIFIAENISDAIDAANAIASEHLEIITASPFEIMPRIKHAGAIFLGTYSSEPLGDYFAGPNHILPTNQTARFFSPLSVDDFVKKTSIIAYSEEGLRKVHKDIELFAKNEGLTAHANSIAVRFEEG from the coding sequence ATGCGTATCGTTGAATTAAATGACCAGACAAAAAGCGAGCTTCTTGAAAAGCTTTTAAAAAGAAGCCCATCAAATTATGGTGAATATGAAAAAATAGTTTCTGATATAATTACAAATGTACGTGACAGAAAAGATGAAGCACTTTTTGAATACACCGCCAAGTTTGACCATTTTGATATTTCAGCAGATACAATAAAAGTTACAAAAGCTGAAATCGAAGAAGCCTACAAAGAATTGGATGATGATTTTATAGAGGTTATCAAAAAAAGCGCTGAAAATATAAGGGTATTTCATGAAAAACAGAAGAGAAATACATGGATTGACACTAATGAGGATGGTTCTATTCTCGGACAACGAATTATACCTATAGAAATTTCTGGTGTATATGTTCCGGGTGGTAAAGCTGCTTATCCATCAAGTGTACTTATGAATGTAATTCCTGCCAAGGTTGCCGGAGTAGAACGTATAATAATGTGTACTCCTCCCTCAAAAGAAGGAAAAGTGAATCCCGGAACTCTTGTTGCAGCAGATATTGCCGGTGTTACTGAAGTTTATAAGGTGGGCGGAGCCCAGGCGATTGCGGCAATGGCTTTTGGCACCGAATCAGTTCCAAAGGTTGATAAGATAACGGGGCCCGGTAATATTTTTGTAGCACTTGCAAAAAAAGCCTGCTTTGGATATGTTTCAATTGATTCAATAGCCGGTCCTTCCGAGATACTTGTAATTGCTGACGATACAGCTAATCCAAGATATGTTGCTGCAGATCTTTTATCTCAGGCTGAACATGATGAGATGGCAAGTGCTATACTTATAACAACAAGCAAACAAATAGCGGATGAAGTTTCAAAAGAAGTAGATGAATTTATAAAGAAACTTGAAAGGGCTGAAATAATTAAAAAATCAATAGACAATTACGGCTATATATTTATTGCTGAAAATATTTCAGATGCCATTGACGCTGCAAATGCAATTGCATCTGAGCATCTTGAGATAATAACTGCAAGTCCCTTTGAGATTATGCCAAGGATTAAACATGCGGGAGCTATTTTCCTTGGAACATATTCATCTGAGCCCTTAGGTGATTATTTTGCAGGTCCTAATCATATTTTACCTACAAATCAGACTGCAAGATTTTTCTCACCTCTTTCGGTTGATGATTTTGTAAAAAAGACAAGTATTATTGCATATTCTGAAGAAGGATTAAGAAAAGTTCACAAAGACATTGAACTGTTTGCCAAAAATGAAGGATTGACAGCGCATGCCAATTCTATAGCAGTTCGTTTTGAGGAGGGCTGA
- a CDS encoding TIGR03960 family B12-binding radical SAM protein, with translation MRCNLKEKLALSDEILLSISKPERYIGGEVNSAVKDLSDIKIRFAFCFPDVYEIGMSHLGIQILYGLFNEYEDVWCERVFSPWADMDSVMREKNIPLFALESQDPVKNFDFLGFTLQYEMCYTNILQVLDLSGIPIYSKDRTWDDPIVIGGGPCSYNPEPIADFFDIFYIGEGETKYRELFDLYEQSKAEGISREEFLYKCSQIHGIYVPSLYEISYKEDGIISAITHIRDGVPAVVQKEICLDLTDSYYPMKPVMPFIRVTQDRVVLEVMRGCIRGCRFCQAGQLYRPLRERNVEKLKEYAMTLIKNTGYEEISLSSLSTSDYTGLNELLDFLIDYCNEHKVNISLPSLRIDAFSLDVMSKVQDVKKSSLTFAPEAGSQRMRNVINKGLTEEDILRGAHEAFEGGWNKVKLYFMLGLPGETTEDIEGIGDIANKIAVEYFETVPKEKRNGRTIEIVASTSFFVPKPFTPFQWASMNTKEEFLDKASITRKGIMAQLNQKHIKYNWHEADASMLEGILARGDRRLSTVIYNVYKRGCIFDAWSEYFKNDIWMEEMEKAGLDPLFYVKRERSKDEILPWDMLDCGVSKEFLWREWETSKEGKVSPNCRQSCMGCGGANYGVGICFQPKTGI, from the coding sequence ATGAGGTGTAATTTGAAAGAAAAATTAGCTTTATCAGATGAAATCCTTCTTAGCATTTCCAAACCCGAGAGGTATATCGGAGGTGAGGTTAACAGTGCTGTGAAGGATTTATCTGACATAAAAATACGATTCGCATTCTGTTTCCCGGATGTTTACGAAATTGGTATGTCTCATCTGGGAATACAGATTCTTTATGGTCTTTTCAACGAATATGAGGATGTTTGGTGTGAGCGGGTATTTTCTCCATGGGCTGATATGGACAGCGTTATGAGAGAAAAAAATATCCCGCTTTTTGCTTTGGAATCACAAGATCCGGTTAAGAATTTTGACTTTTTGGGTTTTACTCTTCAGTATGAAATGTGCTACACAAATATATTGCAAGTGCTTGATCTTTCCGGGATTCCTATATATTCAAAGGACAGAACATGGGATGATCCTATTGTTATTGGTGGGGGTCCCTGTTCTTATAACCCGGAACCCATAGCAGACTTTTTTGATATTTTCTATATTGGTGAAGGTGAAACCAAATACAGAGAGCTGTTTGATCTGTATGAACAGTCCAAGGCTGAAGGTATTAGCAGAGAAGAGTTTTTATACAAATGTTCTCAGATACATGGTATTTATGTTCCTTCACTTTATGAGATAAGTTACAAAGAAGATGGGATAATCTCTGCAATAACACACATAAGGGATGGTGTACCTGCAGTTGTTCAAAAGGAAATTTGCCTTGATCTTACTGATTCTTACTATCCTATGAAGCCTGTCATGCCATTTATCAGGGTTACTCAGGACAGGGTTGTCCTTGAAGTAATGCGTGGCTGCATAAGAGGCTGTAGATTTTGCCAGGCGGGCCAACTATACAGGCCACTTCGAGAGAGAAATGTTGAAAAACTAAAAGAGTATGCAATGACTCTTATAAAGAATACCGGTTATGAAGAAATATCTCTTAGTTCACTTAGTACAAGTGATTATACCGGACTAAACGAACTTTTGGATTTTCTTATTGATTATTGTAATGAACATAAAGTTAATATATCACTTCCTTCTCTCCGAATAGATGCTTTTTCACTTGATGTTATGAGCAAAGTGCAGGATGTAAAAAAATCCTCACTTACATTTGCACCCGAGGCAGGATCTCAAAGAATGCGTAATGTCATAAATAAGGGACTTACAGAAGAAGATATTTTACGTGGTGCACATGAAGCCTTTGAAGGAGGCTGGAATAAAGTAAAACTGTACTTTATGCTGGGACTTCCCGGTGAAACTACTGAAGATATTGAAGGAATAGGTGATATTGCTAATAAAATAGCGGTTGAATATTTCGAAACTGTTCCAAAAGAGAAGCGAAATGGCAGAACCATAGAAATTGTTGCAAGTACGTCTTTCTTTGTTCCAAAGCCTTTTACACCGTTCCAATGGGCGTCTATGAATACTAAGGAAGAATTTCTTGATAAGGCCAGCATTACCAGAAAAGGTATAATGGCACAGCTAAATCAAAAACATATAAAATATAACTGGCATGAAGCTGATGCAAGTATGCTTGAGGGAATTTTGGCAAGAGGTGACAGACGATTATCCACTGTTATTTATAACGTATACAAACGAGGCTGCATTTTTGACGCCTGGAGTGAGTATTTTAAAAATGACATCTGGATGGAAGAAATGGAAAAAGCAGGACTCGATCCGCTTTTCTATGTAAAACGTGAAAGATCAAAGGATGAGATTCTCCCATGGGATATGCTGGATTGTGGTGTTTCCAAAGAGTTCTTATGGCGTGAATGGGAGACATCAAAAGAAGGTAAAGTATCGCCTAACTGCAGGCAGTCATGTATGGGATGCGGCGGTGCAAATTATGGTGTTGGAATCTGTTTTCAACCAAAAACGGGAATTTAA
- the hisB gene encoding imidazoleglycerol-phosphate dehydratase HisB, whose protein sequence is MSRFAEVTRKTGETDITVEIEIDGTGKSDINTGIGFFDHMLSAIAKHGFFDLSINCIGDTHVDGHHTVEDTGIVLGQAIAKAIGDKQGIKRYGNFLLPMDDALVLSAIDLCGRPYFEMDAEFKAPMIGEFDTQLIREFFYAVSYGAMMNLHLRVITGLNDHHKAEAMFKAFAKALDEATSFDERISGVLSTKGSL, encoded by the coding sequence ATGTCCAGATTTGCCGAAGTAACAAGAAAAACCGGAGAGACTGATATTACTGTTGAAATTGAAATAGACGGAACCGGAAAATCTGATATCAATACCGGTATTGGATTTTTTGATCATATGTTATCCGCTATTGCAAAACATGGCTTTTTTGATCTTAGTATTAATTGTATTGGTGATACTCATGTTGACGGGCATCACACTGTAGAAGATACCGGTATCGTACTTGGACAGGCTATAGCAAAAGCAATAGGTGATAAACAGGGAATAAAACGATATGGAAACTTTCTGCTTCCTATGGATGATGCTCTCGTATTATCGGCAATTGATTTATGCGGCAGACCGTATTTTGAAATGGACGCGGAATTCAAAGCTCCTATGATCGGTGAATTTGATACTCAACTTATCAGAGAATTTTTTTATGCAGTATCCTATGGAGCTATGATGAATCTTCATCTTAGAGTAATAACAGGGTTAAATGATCATCATAAAGCAGAAGCAATGTTTAAAGCATTTGCTAAAGCACTGGATGAAGCAACATCATTCGATGAAAGGATATCCGGTGTATTAAGTACTAAAGGAAGTCTATAA
- the hisIE gene encoding bifunctional phosphoribosyl-AMP cyclohydrolase/phosphoribosyl-ATP diphosphatase HisIE has protein sequence MLKKFVTCIYLLHGNAVKSLENADVISDTPVLLAEKYDNDDCDAIIIYDMSNGDAEHEESLDIIKDICGKVSCDVYGAGNVKRMEDIKKLLYAGCKKACLNFSKQENIDILQEVSEKFGKDKICICFTETDKISAYEDNICKYSDELILLNSSEIKKTPDINMPTILNLPDLSLDKMIGLLSQSNVSGLSGNAINVNSSEIRNMKNICAENNLAVSRMLPQYKWEDLKKNSEGMVPVVVQDFRTDEVLMVAYFNEESYYKTIETGKMTYFSRSRNTLWLKGETSGHFQYVKKLTADCDMDTILAKVKQIGAACHTGNYTCFFNDIAGKKYAEKNPQKVLDSVFSVISDRKINPREGSYTNYLFEKGLDKILKKVGEESTEMVIAAKNENSNELIYEMADFLYHMMVLMAEKGISWEEITDELARR, from the coding sequence ATGCTGAAAAAATTTGTTACTTGCATATATTTATTACATGGAAATGCAGTTAAATCGCTTGAAAATGCAGACGTTATTTCTGATACACCTGTTTTGCTTGCAGAAAAGTATGATAATGATGACTGCGATGCAATAATTATTTATGATATGTCAAACGGTGATGCCGAACATGAGGAATCGCTTGATATTATAAAGGATATCTGCGGAAAGGTTTCCTGTGATGTTTATGGTGCCGGTAATGTAAAACGAATGGAAGACATAAAGAAACTTTTGTATGCAGGATGCAAGAAAGCATGTCTTAATTTTTCAAAACAGGAAAACATTGATATCCTACAGGAAGTGTCTGAAAAATTTGGTAAAGATAAAATATGCATTTGCTTTACAGAAACAGATAAAATTTCAGCTTATGAAGATAATATCTGCAAATATTCGGATGAGCTAATACTTTTAAACAGCTCAGAAATAAAAAAGACTCCTGATATCAATATGCCTACAATTTTAAATCTTCCCGACCTTTCCCTTGATAAAATGATTGGATTGTTATCACAGTCTAATGTAAGCGGACTTTCGGGAAATGCTATAAATGTTAATTCTTCAGAAATCAGAAATATGAAAAATATCTGTGCGGAGAATAACCTTGCTGTAAGCAGAATGCTGCCTCAATATAAATGGGAAGATTTAAAAAAGAATTCTGAAGGAATGGTGCCTGTTGTTGTTCAGGATTTCAGAACAGATGAAGTTTTGATGGTTGCATACTTCAATGAAGAATCCTATTACAAAACAATAGAAACCGGGAAAATGACATACTTTAGCAGAAGCAGGAATACGTTATGGCTTAAAGGGGAGACCAGCGGTCACTTCCAGTATGTAAAGAAATTAACAGCTGATTGTGATATGGACACCATTCTTGCAAAGGTAAAGCAGATAGGAGCAGCTTGTCATACCGGTAATTACACATGCTTTTTCAATGATATTGCTGGTAAGAAGTATGCTGAAAAGAATCCTCAAAAAGTACTTGATAGTGTATTTTCTGTTATAAGTGACAGGAAGATTAATCCAAGAGAAGGTTCTTATACAAATTATCTTTTTGAGAAAGGCCTTGATAAGATTCTTAAAAAGGTTGGTGAAGAGAGTACCGAAATGGTTATTGCTGCAAAAAATGAAAATTCAAATGAACTCATTTACGAAATGGCAGATTTCCTGTATCATATGATGGTACTTATGGCTGAAAAAGGAATCAGCTGGGAAGAAATTACAGATGAACTTGCCAGAAGATAA
- a CDS encoding Holliday junction resolvase RecU codes for MATWNSRGLRGQALEELINRTNERYQEDNLALIQKIPTPITPIKIDKETRHITLAYFDQKSTIDYIGAVQGIPVCFDAKECAQDTFALENIHAHQVSFMERFEMQDGIAFFLIYYTSRGVFYYLPFRHLKKFWDRALAGGRKSFRYDELDPEFVISTDMDAYIPYLDLIQKDLTQRD; via the coding sequence ATGGCCACATGGAATTCGAGGGGGCTTCGTGGACAGGCCTTGGAGGAGTTGATAAATCGTACAAACGAAAGGTATCAGGAGGATAATCTTGCTCTGATACAAAAAATCCCAACACCAATTACACCTATAAAAATAGACAAGGAAACAAGACATATAACACTGGCATATTTTGATCAAAAAAGCACCATAGATTATATCGGGGCTGTTCAGGGTATACCGGTTTGTTTTGATGCAAAAGAATGTGCTCAGGATACCTTTGCACTTGAAAATATACATGCTCATCAGGTTTCATTTATGGAACGTTTTGAGATGCAGGATGGCATTGCTTTTTTTCTCATTTATTACACATCCAGAGGAGTTTTTTATTACCTTCCATTCAGGCATCTGAAGAAATTCTGGGATAGAGCCTTAGCCGGGGGTAGAAAGAGCTTTCGTTATGATGAATTGGATCCGGAATTCGTTATTTCAACTGATATGGATGCATATATACCATATCTTGACCTTATACAAAAGGATTTGACACAAAGAGATTGA
- a CDS encoding RluA family pseudouridine synthase, protein MREIKVDNNLEGKRLDKFLGSYFTECSMGFLFKMLRKKNITLNGKKATGKEMLNSGDVIAVFFSDETFDKFVNKHAKDLNSAQSTSTNEYEKAFEKYKNIQIIYEDEHVLLLNKPAGILSQKAESTDMSINEWLIGYLLKTGFVTRQTLGLFRPSVCNRLDRNTSGLLICSKSLAGARTMAEILKDRSLHKYYRTIVVGEVLSNAHIDGYLYKDEKSNTVTLYDSIPEDIKAENKSYSKIETSYEILRSGKIFINNENIKLTELEVLLHTGKTHQIRAHLSSIGHALIGDTKYGDAFVNKEMKKLFKLNYQLLHSYRLKFPKLEGELLGLSEKSFIADTPVVYNNIADSVFDKS, encoded by the coding sequence ATGAGAGAAATAAAAGTTGATAATAACTTAGAAGGAAAAAGATTAGATAAATTTCTTGGGAGTTATTTTACTGAATGCTCAATGGGATTTTTATTTAAAATGCTCAGAAAAAAGAATATTACACTTAACGGTAAAAAAGCAACCGGAAAGGAAATGCTAAACAGCGGGGATGTTATAGCTGTTTTCTTTTCGGATGAAACATTTGACAAATTCGTAAACAAACATGCTAAAGACCTGAATTCTGCTCAAAGCACAAGTACAAATGAATACGAAAAAGCATTTGAAAAATATAAGAACATTCAGATTATCTATGAAGATGAACATGTTCTCTTGCTTAATAAACCTGCAGGTATTTTATCTCAGAAAGCCGAGAGTACGGATATGAGTATAAACGAATGGCTTATAGGGTATCTTCTTAAAACCGGTTTTGTTACAAGGCAAACGCTCGGACTTTTCAGACCATCTGTATGTAATAGATTAGACAGAAATACCTCAGGACTTTTAATTTGTTCAAAGAGTCTTGCCGGTGCAAGGACTATGGCAGAAATATTAAAAGACAGATCATTGCATAAATATTACAGAACAATTGTAGTTGGTGAAGTACTTTCCAATGCTCATATAGATGGATATTTATATAAAGACGAAAAAAGCAACACCGTTACTTTATATGATTCAATTCCTGAAGATATCAAAGCAGAAAACAAATCATATTCAAAAATTGAAACCTCTTATGAAATACTAAGAAGTGGAAAAATTTTCATCAATAATGAAAATATCAAACTGACCGAGCTTGAAGTTTTACTTCATACCGGAAAGACTCATCAAATAAGAGCTCATTTGTCTTCAATAGGTCATGCTTTAATTGGAGATACAAAATACGGAGATGCATTTGTGAATAAAGAAATGAAGAAGCTTTTTAAGTTAAATTATCAACTTCTTCATTCTTATAGATTAAAATTTCCAAAGCTTGAAGGTGAGCTTTTGGGACTATCGGAAAAAAGTTTTATTGCGGATACACCTGTCGTATACAATAATATTGCAGATTCTGTATTTGATAAATCTTGA